Proteins encoded in a region of the Pelmatolapia mariae isolate MD_Pm_ZW linkage group LG16_19, Pm_UMD_F_2, whole genome shotgun sequence genome:
- the nfe2l2a gene encoding nuclear factor erythroid 2-related factor 2a, protein MMEMEVMHSGQQDMDLIDILWKQDIDLGARREVFDYNHRQKEHELQRQRELEEEKKLHLLREQEKALLAQLQLDEETGEYIPRAPLQPAVTPLENASFTETSDAMSFDECLQLLAETFPVEETENTSVCLDTPAVSAAISSNMMMSPEQPAPSPATLSPGQLPPPAPQGMSPDLEEAWMEILSLPELQECLNMQMEDTLETTTYPLQDSPEIQNPNYSFYPMTDEKANSLNVDPTEFMNTFDSSVPSMAPADGLSPIKVKTTQLNANLGAESFCNIFYQNTILEESSGQHGLEGNESAAVSDVPNEAPFTPMDLYSLSPGDAFDRSKQNLITEQPDSDSGISTNASPAKSAYGSESFRCSDSDMEEMDQNPGSPESDYSEMFSLNFQPDDAHAAISVSTPSQQPNEQEKNPKHKVDPGEESSHKNAPFTKDKAKKRSDVRLSRDEQRAKALKIPFTVDMIINLPVDDFNEMMSKHQLNEAQLALVRDIRRRGKNKVAAQNCRKRKMENIVGLESELDSLKEEKERLLSEKSKNMTDLKEMKWQLNNLYLEVFGMLRDEKGNSYSPSEYSLQQSTDGSVFLVPRIKKTFKSDNRH, encoded by the exons ATGATGGAAATGGAGGTGATGCATTCCGGCCAACAG GACATGGACCTGATTGACATACTGTGGAAGCAAGACATTGATCTTGGTGCAAGGCGTGAAGTGTTTGACTACAACCACCGTCAGAAAGAGCATGAGCTCCAGAGGCAGcgggagctggaggaggagaagaagctgCATTTGCTCCGGGAGCAGGAGAAGGCCCTGCTGGCACAGCTACAGCTAGACGAGGAGACGGGAGAGTACATACCTCGTGCCCCGCTGCAGCCTGCCGTCACACCTCTAGAG AATGCCAGTTTCACAGAAACAAGTGACGCCATGTCATTCGATGAATGTTTGCAGCTACTGGCAGAGACGTTTCCTGTAGAAGAAACTGAG AACACTTCAGTTTGTCTGGACACACCTGCTGTCTCAGCAGCCATCAGCAGCAACATGATGATGTCCCCTGAACAGCCAGCTCCATCACCTGCCACCCTCTCCCCAGGACAGCTGCCACCACCAGCACCACAGGGAATGTCCCCAGATTTGGAGGAGGCCTGGATGGAGATTTTGTCCCTCCCCGAGCTGCAG gAATGCCTCAACATGCAAATggaggacacactggagaccaCAACCTATCCCCTTCAAGACAGCCCTGAAATACAGAATCCAAACTACTCTTTTTACCCCATGACAGATGAGAAAGCAAACAGTTTAAATGTCGATCCCACAGAGTTTATGAACACATTTGACAGCTCCGTTCCCAGCATGGCTCCAGCTGATGGCCTCAGCCCGATAAAAGTGAAAACCACTCAATTAAATGCCAATTTAGGCGCAGAAAGTTTCTGTAACATATTTTATCAAAACACTATATTGGAAGAGAGCAGTGGTCAGCATGGGCTCGAAGGAAATGAAAGTGCTGCCGTGTCCGATGTCCCGAACGAGGCCCCCTTCACTCCCATGGATTTGTACAGCCTCTCACCCGGAGATGCCTTTGACAGAAGCAAGCAAAATCTAATAACAGAACAGCCAGACTCAGATTCGGGGATCTCTACAAATGCAAGTCCTGCAAAATCTGCATATGGAAGCGAGTCCTTTAGATGCAGTGACTCGGACATGGAGGAGATGGACCAGAACCCTGGCAGCCCAGAGTCTGACTACTCTGAGATGTTTTCATTAAATTTCCAACCAGATGATGCACACGCAGCAATTTCTGTATCTACACCATCTCAGCAACCAAATGAGCAGGAGAAGAATCCCAAACATAAGGTGGACCCAGGAGAAGAGAGCAGCCACAAGAACGCCCCCTTCACCAAAGATAAAGCGAAGAAACGCTCTGATGTGCGTCTCTCCAGAGACGAACAGAGAGCCAAGGCGCTCAAAATCCCCTTTACTGTTGACATGATTATCAACCTCCCCGTTGATGATTTTAATGAGATGATGTCAAAACACCAACTGAACGAGGCCCAGCTGGCCCTGGTCCGCGACATACGCCGCCGCGGAAAGAACAAGGTGGCAGCCCAGAACTGCCGTAAACGCAAGATGGAGAACATAGTGGGTCTGGAGAGTGAGCTGGACTCgctgaaggaagaaaaagagcGCCTGCTGAGTGAGAAGAGCAAGAACATGACAGACCTGAAGGAAATGAAGTGGCAGCTCAACAACTTGTACCTGGAGGTCTTTGGCATGTTGAGAGATGAGAAGGGAAATTCCTACTCCCCATCAGAGTACTCTCTTCAGCAGTCAACAGATGGCAGCGTCTTTCTCGTTCCCCGCAttaaaaagacttttaaaaGTGACAACAGACACTGA